The following proteins are encoded in a genomic region of Deltaproteobacteria bacterium PRO3:
- a CDS encoding CPBP family intramembrane metalloprotease yields the protein MEKGTRATQAFALYCFLVAVYLSVGGLLQYKLGLLGISINEIFILALPGVVYAQLTGLSLKKTFPIRRPPFQEVLWVLLFTALVIVPIALLVELQTKVWPLPESVEAFYETLMRRETFLDTLLKFFVLAAVPAVCEELFFRGLMQGMMVSSFGVGKGILLTALFFAIAHVNPWYFVYYFLLGAYLGWLRHWRNNLALCILAHFANNLYSLYG from the coding sequence ATGGAAAAAGGCACCCGCGCCACCCAGGCCTTCGCCCTCTACTGCTTCCTCGTCGCCGTCTACCTGTCGGTGGGCGGGCTCTTGCAGTATAAGCTCGGCCTCTTGGGGATCAGCATCAACGAGATCTTCATCCTTGCCCTGCCGGGGGTGGTCTACGCCCAGCTCACGGGCCTCTCGCTCAAGAAGACCTTCCCGATCCGCCGGCCGCCCTTCCAGGAGGTGCTCTGGGTCCTGCTCTTCACCGCCCTGGTCATCGTGCCGATCGCCCTCTTGGTGGAGCTGCAAACGAAGGTCTGGCCCCTGCCGGAGAGCGTCGAGGCCTTCTACGAGACCTTGATGCGGCGGGAGACCTTCCTCGACACCCTGCTCAAGTTTTTCGTCTTGGCGGCGGTGCCCGCGGTCTGCGAGGAGCTCTTCTTCCGCGGCCTCATGCAGGGGATGATGGTCTCGAGCTTCGGCGTCGGGAAGGGCATCCTCTTGACCGCGCTCTTCTTCGCGATCGCCCACGTCAATCCCTGGTACTTCGTCTATTATTTCCTGTTGGGGGCCTACCTCGGCTGGTTGCGGCACTGGCGCAACAATCTGGCGCTGTGCATCCTCGCGCATTTCGCCAACAACCTCTACAGCCTTTACGGTTAG